Below is a genomic region from Demequina sp..
GACGATGCCGCGCCGGGCCGCGCACTGCGCGCACACGGTGATACGGCCCGACGCTGTGACGGCTTCGCGCAGCACAGACAGGTTGGGAGAGTGGTCAAGGGTGGCGTCAGGGGTCGCGGACACGGCGTGCCAGACGGCATCCCCGGTGAGCCACAGGCTCACGTCGTTGCCCGCGCTCGCGGCGGTCGCGGCAACGGTGAACGCCTGGAAAAGCGTCTCGGGGCGCTCGAGACCCCACGTGCACTTGACGACGAGTGCGGCCACCGGCTGCCTCAGGCTGCGCGCGTGGTGGCGCGCTTCAGCAGCAGATAGATCTCGCAGCCCAGGCAGAAGCCGAACACCGAGTTGAGGAACGAGGCGAACACCACGAAGCCGGTGAAGATGAAGAAGCCGGGGGCGCTGCCGAGCACGCCGAAGAGAACGGCGAGCACGGAGAAGCCCAGGCCCATCTGCTGCGCGAAGCGCGGCGGTCGGAAGGACTCGGTCTCCTTTGGCGCGCCGATG
It encodes:
- a CDS encoding DsrE family protein, with the protein product MAALVVKCTWGLERPETLFQAFTVAATAASAGNDVSLWLTGDAVWHAVSATPDATLDHSPNLSVLREAVTASGRITVCAQCAARRGIVESDLITGARIAGAAAFVEESLNPSATALVY
- a CDS encoding DUF4395 domain-containing protein, which codes for MTTDAAPTAKDIQIDPRGYRFGASVTLVISIVALILGANTAGWVTMAILALLFLPGATVGPQATLQSRIFKRFIRPRIGAPKETESFRPPRFAQQMGLGFSVLAVLFGVLGSAPGFFIFTGFVVFASFLNSVFGFCLGCEIYLLLKRATTRAA